CTTCTAACACAGGAAAATATAAACTATCTGAATTTTGAGAATCTATAGAGAATTTAATAGACACAATAGATTTTTTAAAGCTTTTTTTATCATTATTATGAAGCATATTTTTAGTTAAATCATTAAGCTTTTTTCTTTTAGTTAAATAAATATTATCTCCCTTTTTAAAAGAAACATTAACATTGTTATTTTCTTTTACAAGTTTAACTAAAAGATATTTCTGATTATTCTTTTTATTAACATCTAAAACAGGATTATTAGAAATTTCAAACCCATAATCACCATCAAAAGATTCTATTAAAATTCCATCCCCTCTTTCAGGAATATTAATCAAACCCTTTTTTAATAAAATAGAAATTTCATTTGATTTGGAATTAAAATTAGAAACATTACCAACAAAAAGGCCAACATGACCTGGTTTTCTTTTATTTATTAGTTTTTGATTATTTTTAGTTAAAAGATGTCCTGAAGTAAAGCCTCTGTTAAAAACTATCCCTAAATTTTCTTTAGAATTATAATATTTTTTATCCTTAAAAGAATCATGATTTTTATGACTTGAATGATTTCTATAGTTTTTATGATTCTTACTAATATTATAATTTTTACTAATATTATTTTTATTAGTATTTTTATTTTTATTATTAAACTTTAATTTCCCTTTTAATTGATTTAAAGCCTGTCTATATTGACTAACAACAATAGCAATATATTCTTTACTCCTCATTCTACCTTCAATTTTTAAACTATCTACTTCTAAATCAATCAATTTTGGAAGATGGTCAAAAAGGGATAAATCCTTTGGAGAAATTAAATATTCTCCATTATGTTGATTAGAATTAACATTTAAATTGTTAGTTTTAATACTGGTTTTGCTGTTAATTTTACTGTTAGTTCTATTAGTTCTATTGTTAATTTTAATATTAGTTTTACTATTAATTTTAGTATTAATTTTACTCGGAATATTAATTTTGTTAGATTCAACATCATCAATAGAAATTTGATATTTTTGACGGCATGGTTGTGCACAAGTTCCTCTATTCCCACTTCTATTTCCAATTAAGGAAGATAGCAAACATCTACCCGAATAAGAATAACATAAAGCACCATGAACAAAAATTTCAATTTCTATACCAACGGAATGAGCAAAATCAACCATTTCTTTGACTTCATTATAATTTAACTCTCTTGGAAGGACAATACGACTTATACCTTGCTCTTTAGCCCATTTAATACCTTCAATATTATGGATATTCATCTGAGTAGAAGCATGAATATTTAAATTAGGACAAATATACTTAACAACCTTTAAAAGTCCTATATCTTGAACTAATATTCCATCAATACCATATTTATATAATTTAAAAACATAATCTGCAACTTCAAATAATTCATTATCCTTAATTAAAGTATTTACAGTAACATAAACCTTAACATTGTGAAGATGTGCAAACTTAACTGCACTTTCTATTTCAGATAAAGAAAAATTTTTTGCATATTTTCTAGCACCAAATTTTTTGCCAGATAAATATATAGAACTTGCTCCTGAAAAAATAGCTAATTTTAAATGATCTATTGAACCAACAGGAGCTAATAATTCTGGTAAACTCATTTAAACACCTAAATAATAGTAATAATAATAGTAATAATAATAGTAATAATAATAACAATAATAGTATTAGTAATAATAACAATAATATTTTTAAAAATAAAAATAATTCATACATAATTTAAATTTTGCCTGTATACTAACTCTCATGGATCATAGGTAGCTTAACCTTCCCTCCCCGAGTAACCCTCGAAACAGGCAGCCTATCCAATGCTGGGTTTCTCCTAATCATCGACAGCTATCGCTTTCCTCTTTAGAAGGACCGTAGGCATCAGTCAAAAAGATACGGCAAATAAATATATATTTTCCATATTATATATATCTTTGTATAAATAAAAATAAGGAATAATAGAGATAGTAAATATAATAAAATCAACATTAAAGATAAAAAAACAATGAAAATAAAAATACTAAAAAAATAAACAAAATAAAACTAAAAACAACTAAGATATCAAATATAGAGAAATATTAAATATAGATAAAACGGTAAAAACCAATATAAAAAGAATAAAAATAGTAATTATAAAATGAAAATAATAATTAATAATTATAAAAAGGGTTTGGCAGCAAAATGAAATTCCCATAGAAATATCCATAGTACACAAACAAAACACGAACAGACTTAACTACCGGGATCGAAACGAGACCGGGTATAACCCCAACGCTATGACCGCCAAAACCCAAATAAGAATAAAAAACGATCAACAAATAATAATTGATAATAATAATAATATTCAATTGAAAAATATACACAATAGAATATTGAAATAAATATAATCATATAATAATCAAACATATAAATAATTTCATGAAATAACCAATAACTTATAATAATATTAGTAATTATAAAAAGGGTTTGGCAGCAAAATGAAATTCCCATAGAAATATCCATAGTACACAA
This genomic interval from Methanobrevibacter arboriphilus JCM 13429 = DSM 1125 contains the following:
- a CDS encoding peptidase U32 family protein, translated to MSLPELLAPVGSIDHLKLAIFSGASSIYLSGKKFGARKYAKNFSLSEIESAVKFAHLHNVKVYVTVNTLIKDNELFEVADYVFKLYKYGIDGILVQDIGLLKVVKYICPNLNIHASTQMNIHNIEGIKWAKEQGISRIVLPRELNYNEVKEMVDFAHSVGIEIEIFVHGALCYSYSGRCLLSSLIGNRSGNRGTCAQPCRQKYQISIDDVESNKINIPSKINTKINSKTNIKINNRTNRTNSKINSKTSIKTNNLNVNSNQHNGEYLISPKDLSLFDHLPKLIDLEVDSLKIEGRMRSKEYIAIVVSQYRQALNQLKGKLKFNNKNKNTNKNNISKNYNISKNHKNYRNHSSHKNHDSFKDKKYYNSKENLGIVFNRGFTSGHLLTKNNQKLINKRKPGHVGLFVGNVSNFNSKSNEISILLKKGLINIPERGDGILIESFDGDYGFEISNNPVLDVNKKNNQKYLLVKLVKENNNVNVSFKKGDNIYLTKRKKLNDLTKNMLHNNDKKSFKKSIVSIKFSIDSQNSDSLYFPVLEANVILGNGKKLNFIDRSNDSWELAKNKPITTNQLKKQLLKIGDLPFYIDNINIIYSGNLFAPLSKINEFRRDFFNKLEILILNSYIPDDNDLNISKNRLKDFKRDLISSSNINNSISNEISINNSNINSNNINNNNNNSISNNNNINNNINNKSDISNINNNIINKSNHLDNNRVGNESFNIINESSNNKTSKYSVSAYINDLEILKNISNNDDGETSFNRLYLEVPVENDFLESKPIDVSYYIMFLKEALNISNNQKYELVWKWPDIAHKDTKEGLIKVVAILKKLNIKINIMTSLLGVNSYLKDNYSVNIYGSYSLNVFNSISASNLKDFDLLTFSPELSINDLKTLMDNYEAKNPVPEVLVKGNIETLITRKPFIDKKHYSYITSICNNNPKFNFIKNKSINDINFYLNDLKNNFYPIKSVEDGNLILNSYETSLVDQIPRLASFGINNFSIDARWKSKDYLLNLKL